The following are encoded together in the Glycine soja cultivar W05 chromosome 5, ASM419377v2, whole genome shotgun sequence genome:
- the LOC114412343 gene encoding ankyrin-1-like has translation MDRLIRLDPSNTVLIRVEPGQKCHGRITLHNVMYTMPVAFRLQPLIKTRYTVKPQSGIISPLATLTIDITYHLPQGSSLPHSFPHSNDSFLLHSVLVPGAAIKEPSSMFDAVPSDLFKKKQVFIDSAIRVMFVGPHILARLVTQGATDEIREVLEKSDPSWRNVNSTDPQGQTLLHLAISQGRADLVQLLLEFEADVEALNRSGSTPLEAASSCNEALIVELLLAHKANTERSELSMFGPIHHAARGGHVEVMRLLLLKGAKVDSLAKDGNTALHVAVEEHTKDCVRLLLANGARTDAKNTREGDTPLHVASAIGDESMVKLLLQKGGANKDVRNRQGRTAYDIAVENGHAHLYDALCLGDKLCVAARKGEVRSIHKLLENGAGINGRDQNGWTSLHRASFKGRIDTVKLLVEKGAEVDAKDEEGYTALHCAAESGHADVTEFLVKRGADVEARTRKGVSALQIAESLHYVGITRVLVNGGASRENCDVGKVAALGAIAFGTKMEARGVMNKKKRGGGGRARMLNGASFDRSMALAVL, from the exons atGGACAGGCTCATAAGGTTAGACCCTTCAAACACAGTCCTAATCAGGGTTGAGCCAGGGCAAAAGTGCCACGGCAGGATCACCTTACACAACGTGATGTACACAATGCCAGTGGCCTTCAGGCTTCAACCACTCATCAAGACCCGTTACACAGTGAAGCCCCAATCAGGGATCATATCCCCTTTAGCCACACTTACCATAGACATCACCTACCATCTCCCACAAGGCTCGTCTCTCCCCCACTCTTTCCCTCACTCGAACGACTCTTTCCTCTTACACAGCGTTTTGGTTCCCGGCGCCGCCATCAAGGAACCCTCCTCCATGTTCGATGCTGTCCCCAGTGACTTGTTCAAGAAGAAACAGGTCTTCATCGACAGCGCCATCAGGGTCATGTTTGTGGGGCCTCACATTCTGGCTCGGCTAGTAACACAAGGTGCAACGGATGAAATAAGAGAAGTTTTAGAGAAAAGTGACCCATCATGGAGAAATGTTAACTCGACAGACCCACAAGGCCAAACGTTGCTCCACTTGGCGATTTCGCAAGGTAGAGCTGATCTCGTTCAGTTGCTCCTAGAATTCGAGGCTGACGTCGAAGCCTTAAACCGTTCTGGCTCAACCCCACTTGAGGCTGCATCGTCCTGCAACGAAGCCTTAATTGTTGAGCTTCTTTTGGCCCACAAAGCCAACACAGAACGGTCGGAATTGTCCATGTTCGGTCCGATCCACCACGCAGCCAGAGGAGGACACGTGGAGGTTATGAGACTTCTCTTGCTCAAAGGTGCCAAAGTGGATTCACTCGCTAAAGATGGCAACACAGCCTTGCACGTTGCAGTTGAAGAGCACACAAAGGACTGTGTTAGACTCCTTCTGGCAAACGGTGCCAGAACAGACGCTAAAAATACAAGAGAAG GTGACACGCCTTTGCACGTGGCATCAGCAATAGGAGATGAGAGCATGGTGAAGCTCTTGCTGCAAAAGGGTGGTGCCAACAAAGACGTGAGAAACAGACAAGGGAGAACCGCGTATGATATTGCAGTGGAAAACGGCCATGCACACCTCTACGACGCCTTGTGTTTGGGGGACAAACTGTGCGTGGCAGCAAGGAAAGGGGAAGTGAGGAGCATCCACAAGCTTCTAGAGAATGGTGCAGGGATCAATGGGAGGGACCAAAATGGTTGGACATCGCTGCACAGGGCCTCGTTCAAAGGGAGAATCGACACTGTGAAGCTTCTTGTAGAGAAGGGGGCGGAGGTGGATGCAAAGGACGAAGAAGGGTACACGGCGTTGCACTGTGCTGCTGAGTCGGGGCATGCTGACGTGACTGAGTTTTTGGTGAAGAGAGGTGCTGATGTTGAAGCCAGGACTAGGAAGGGTGTGAGTGCGTTGCAAATAGCTGAGTCGTTGCACTACGTGGGGATTACGAGGGTTCTTGTTAATGGTGGGGCCAGTAGGGAAAATTGTGATGTGGGTAAAGTGGCGGCACTTGGTGCAATTGCGTTTGGGACTAAAATGGAAGCTAGGGGTGTCATGAATAAAAAGAAGAGGGGTGGTGGTGGCAGAGCCAGAATGCTAAATGGTGCTAGCTTTGATCGTTCAATGGCTCTGGCTGTGCTCTAA